Below is a window of Picosynechococcus sp. PCC 7002 DNA.
ACATACAACGCGGGGCTTCCCCGCTGTTAAGCTAAGCAAAAAAATCCCCCTGACCCAGGAGGATTTGTGGGAATGTCATTCTCCAAGCGAAACTACTTCACAAATTGGGGCATCATATCCGCCGCCGTGAAGATGCCTGTTAAACCTTGCTTTTGCAACCAAACCCCCGTTTTGAGGTAACCGAAAGCGGGGCCACAAACATTGGCGGCCATGCTAGTTTCATCCCCAAGGGTGAACGTATGGGTTGCAATCTTGCCTTCAAAGGTACGGCCCGTCAATTGCACATTGGTGCTGAGGGGTTTTTTCGGATTGCGCGTATCTACCACACCGCCGACACTAACTTGATCACGGGAACAAATCCCGGCCAATTCCAGCATGAGATCATCGGCATGTTCCATATTTTCGAGGGAAATAATGCCATTGGTTTCATCCAACAGGGCTTCAACCTCTGCATCGCTCATGGCCCGCGCTTTGTCCACATCATAGCCAGGCATGTGGGCAATATCTTCCCGGATGGTCGCCCGGTAAGCTTCCCAGTTCGCAATACCCACCCCGAAGGTGATTTTAACGCTGTGAACCTCTGCATAGCTTTGGGCCGCGATCGCCGCCGCCGCCGTCAACAAACCAGGCGTCGCGCCGCAACCCGTCATGTAGGTAATACCTGCGTTTTTCACCTCGTCCTTGAGGGAGAGGATTTGTTCCATCGCACTGGTGCGCTTCAGGGCATCCACTAACACCCCTTGCCAACCAGAAGCAATAAATTGCCGGGTCACATCAGCCATAAACGTGTTGGGCAAGTTCGGCAGAGCGAGGAAAAAACCATCCACTTGAGCATTAGCGATCAGATCGGCAATACTGTTTTGACTGAGGACGCCATATTCTGGCACATGACCCACAGAACCCTGCTGGTTGTAGGTGCTGATGCAGGCTTGGGTATCAAGGCCTTCAGGATTATAGATATAACCTTTATGGTCAGCAGCGGCGACGAGGCGCATTTCTGATTTTGGAGCTAGTAATCGGGCTGCAGCTTGACCGAGGCCCCCAAAGCCCAGGACACCTACGCGAATAATATTACTCATAGTGATTTTCGATAAACGTCAAAATTTTGTCTGTTAGTCCAGCATAGACTGTCTATTATCGGCAGAAATGGCCTTAAATCCCACGAATTTTCTTGAAGACTTCTTCCACGGCGGGTGGCAATTGGCGCATGATTTTGCCTTTTTCTCGGTCAACGCTAACCAGGGTCACTTGACCGGTGAAGTACAGTTCTTGCCCGTCTGGGGATTCAATGCGGTAGTCCCACTCCATGCGGACGCCTTTCATTTCTTGCATGCGGGTTTTGATAATCGCGGTCATCCCCATCTTCAGAAAACTATGGTAGCGGGTTGATAGGGCGATCACGGGTAATTCGCAACCCAGTTGAACCAGATCGGCGTAGTCAAGGCCAATGGATTGGAGACAGGCGATCCGGGCTTCCTCTAGCCATTTAATGTAAGTGCCGTGCCAAACGACGCCAGCATAATCGGTGTGATGGGGATAAACCGTAATTGGATAGTCAAACCAGGGTTCACTGGTGGCATGTAAGGCCGGGGAACGGGCGATCGCCGTTGTGGGGAGTTCTTCTTGTTTAGGGGCAACCATAAAATATCAATCCTTCTTCCTAAGCACACAGCATCAAAAATTTTAAAGGGTCTGACCCCGTTGGAGACGTTTCATGTGGTTAAACAATCGCCAAGAATAGTCGCGGGAAAGGCCAGCGGTCATTGCCCCCCGCATCACAATATAAAAATACCAATCGTCTGGGGGAACTTCCTGGGGCGTTTTATTGACGACGACGTAGGTACGCACCGAGGGGAACCGCTGGCCTTGGCATTCAACAGTCACCTGGGTTTGGCGATAACCATTGGTGGGGACTTCCTCCCGCAGATCGAGCTTTTCACTGACTCGCCAGGGCAAATGGTAGAGAACGCCTTCCACATGACTGCCTGCGTGGGGCACCACATCCAAAACACCACAGCTTTTGCGTTTAGGAGAAAGACGATTAAACGCCAGACGATAATTCTGTAAAATGCCCCGACCCACAACAAATTGGTGGGCATCCTCCTCGATGGTGCGGGCCAAATCGACGGGACACATACAAGACCCATAGGCGAAATAATAGAAAGCCCTGTCTGTGTGGGTGATGGTGCGGGGTTGGGACGCTGTGTGGGTTTGGAAAGGGGGCGCAGAAGGGTCAAAGGACATGGGCCGCTACCTCAAGGGAATAAAAGCCTGGGGTTTACGCTACAAGGATTTAGCCAGGAGGCCAAGCTAGGGGGCGATCTCCGAGGAGATGCAGATGGAGATGGAACACCGTTTGGCCCCCATCTTCACCGGTATTAATCACGACACGGTAGCCTTTATCGAGGTTTTCCTGGCGGGCAATCTTTTTAACGGTCAATAATAAATGACCCAAAAGCGCTTGATCTGTATCATCGGCCGCTGTCAGCATGGGAATTGGCTTTTTGGGAATCACCAAGATATGCACAGGGGCTTGGGGGTTGACATCACGGAAAGCCAGGGCTAGATCGTCCTCATAGACAATATCCGCCGGAATCTCTCGCCGAATAATTTTGCCAAAAATCGTATCGCTCATAGGCTATCGCCTTGTGAAAGTCTCTGGGGAGTTATTTTATCGGGTTGCTCGCCTGGGGCGCTTGAGTATTAAGTTCAGTGAAGCAAATCCCCGCTACCGCAAACAAACCGAAAAAGATATTAAGATTCTTGCTTAATGCAAAAAAGCACAGTAGGATATGGGCCTTAACCTTATCAGTTCCACTTTTTCGTTCACCATCGACCTAAATAGGGCCTCTAGGTTTGCCGGTGAAATTTGGTTCTTTTTATCCTAACCAATCTGGGGTTGCAAAAACAGAAACAGCACACCACAAGGGAAAAACACTCCCTATAATCGGGGAAACTTATAAAGGCTGGAGTATTGATGAGCAGAGCGTGGGTCACCTTTTTTTCACTGAGTTCCCATCTCCCTAGGCGAAATCTAACCCCTTGTGATCTCTACTACAGACTTATCAAAAATTCACCTTTAAGATAATGTTTGTTTGTCTCAAAGTCCTTTAGGATAATTTCAATTTTCCCCTCACCCCAGTCAACGCATATCCTCCTCTCCCTCACCGCTAAGTATTAGTGAAATTTCCATAAGTTATGGAGCGCAAAACCATATATGACGCCGATCACCTACTCAAAATTTATTCACTTCCTGCAAGAAGAACTGGCTATCCCTGG
It encodes the following:
- a CDS encoding gamma-glutamylcyclotransferase family protein — protein: MSFDPSAPPFQTHTASQPRTITHTDRAFYYFAYGSCMCPVDLARTIEEDAHQFVVGRGILQNYRLAFNRLSPKRKSCGVLDVVPHAGSHVEGVLYHLPWRVSEKLDLREEVPTNGYRQTQVTVECQGQRFPSVRTYVVVNKTPQEVPPDDWYFYIVMRGAMTAGLSRDYSWRLFNHMKRLQRGQTL
- a CDS encoding histidine triad nucleotide-binding protein gives rise to the protein MSDTIFGKIIRREIPADIVYEDDLALAFRDVNPQAPVHILVIPKKPIPMLTAADDTDQALLGHLLLTVKKIARQENLDKGYRVVINTGEDGGQTVFHLHLHLLGDRPLAWPPG
- the bioU gene encoding (S)-8-amino-7-oxononanoate synthase BioU; translated protein: MSNIIRVGVLGFGGLGQAAARLLAPKSEMRLVAAADHKGYIYNPEGLDTQACISTYNQQGSVGHVPEYGVLSQNSIADLIANAQVDGFFLALPNLPNTFMADVTRQFIASGWQGVLVDALKRTSAMEQILSLKDEVKNAGITYMTGCGATPGLLTAAAAIAAQSYAEVHSVKITFGVGIANWEAYRATIREDIAHMPGYDVDKARAMSDAEVEALLDETNGIISLENMEHADDLMLELAGICSRDQVSVGGVVDTRNPKKPLSTNVQLTGRTFEGKIATHTFTLGDETSMAANVCGPAFGYLKTGVWLQKQGLTGIFTAADMMPQFVK
- a CDS encoding acyl-CoA thioesterase — translated: MVAPKQEELPTTAIARSPALHATSEPWFDYPITVYPHHTDYAGVVWHGTYIKWLEEARIACLQSIGLDYADLVQLGCELPVIALSTRYHSFLKMGMTAIIKTRMQEMKGVRMEWDYRIESPDGQELYFTGQVTLVSVDREKGKIMRQLPPAVEEVFKKIRGI